One stretch of Rathayibacter festucae DSM 15932 DNA includes these proteins:
- the truB gene encoding tRNA pseudouridine(55) synthase TruB produces MLETPSPSAAAPNGILLLDKPGGITSHDLVSRTRRRAGTRKVGHAGTLDPMATGLMILGLGPSTRLLTYLVGLDKEYEATIRLGAATSTDDREGETLTTAEPGAVAALTAETVDAVVATLTGAIEQIPSAVSAIKVDGRRAYARVRDGEEVVLPARPVTVSAFDVLERREADGFLDLDVRVTCSSGTYIRALARDLGAALGVGGHLTVLRRTAVGPFRVAGAGVIDELDVPAALLTPTAVAGELFPLLHLDAGEAVDLANGKRIPVPEAFAGAKGLLAAVGPGERLVGLAERRGAALKSVVNFPTEELRVGAS; encoded by the coding sequence GTGCTCGAGACTCCCAGCCCTTCTGCGGCGGCTCCGAACGGGATCCTCCTGCTGGACAAGCCGGGCGGGATCACCAGCCACGACCTCGTCTCGCGGACCCGCCGCCGCGCCGGGACGCGCAAGGTCGGACACGCGGGGACGCTCGATCCGATGGCGACCGGGCTGATGATCCTGGGCCTCGGCCCCTCGACCCGGCTCCTCACCTACCTGGTCGGCCTCGACAAGGAGTACGAGGCGACGATCCGCCTCGGCGCCGCGACGAGCACCGACGACCGCGAGGGCGAGACGCTCACGACCGCCGAGCCCGGCGCCGTGGCGGCCCTCACCGCGGAGACGGTCGACGCCGTCGTGGCGACCCTCACCGGCGCGATCGAGCAGATCCCGAGCGCCGTCAGCGCGATCAAGGTGGACGGTCGCCGCGCCTACGCCCGCGTCCGCGACGGCGAGGAGGTCGTGCTTCCGGCGCGACCCGTCACCGTGAGCGCCTTCGACGTCCTCGAGCGCCGGGAGGCCGACGGCTTCCTCGACCTCGACGTCCGCGTCACCTGCTCCTCCGGCACCTACATCCGCGCACTCGCGCGCGATCTCGGCGCCGCGCTCGGCGTCGGCGGGCACCTCACCGTGCTCCGCCGCACCGCCGTCGGCCCGTTCCGGGTCGCCGGGGCCGGCGTCATCGACGAGCTCGACGTCCCCGCCGCCCTGCTCACGCCGACCGCTGTCGCGGGCGAGCTGTTCCCACTGCTGCACCTGGACGCCGGCGAGGCGGTCGACCTCGCGAACGGCAAGCGGATCCCGGTGCCCGAGGCGTTCGCGGGAGCCAAGGGCCTGCTCGCCGCCGTCGGTCCGGGGGAGCGCCTGGTCGGCCTCGCCGAGCGCCGCGGCGCCGCGCTGAAGAGCGTCGTCAACTTCCCCACCGAGGAGCTCCGGGTGGGCGCATCGTGA
- a CDS encoding GDSL-type esterase/lipase family protein, whose amino-acid sequence MSERSDTDAGRDLQLGKVAFIGDSIIQGGSWDEWLTASTVVDEGIGGATSDDVVERLPELVEGAPDTVVLLVGTNDLAYHRTTEHIVRNIETIVATFRRDLPDVRILVTSILPRAREFGAQIREVNRHLWQFAPTAHAGYLDLWPVLAGEDGALLEQYSPDGLHLNEAGYGAWRETLGPALDSVLRMPPRTRPITLPYDEFARPKTA is encoded by the coding sequence ATGAGCGAACGATCGGACACGGACGCGGGGCGCGATCTCCAGCTGGGAAAGGTCGCCTTCATCGGCGACAGCATCATCCAGGGCGGGTCCTGGGACGAGTGGTTGACCGCGTCGACGGTCGTCGACGAGGGCATCGGCGGAGCGACCAGCGACGACGTCGTCGAGCGGCTGCCCGAGCTCGTCGAGGGGGCGCCCGACACGGTGGTCCTGCTCGTCGGGACGAACGACCTGGCCTACCACCGCACGACCGAGCACATCGTGCGCAACATCGAGACCATCGTCGCGACCTTCCGCCGCGACCTCCCGGACGTGCGGATCCTGGTGACCTCGATCCTGCCGCGCGCCCGCGAGTTCGGCGCGCAGATCCGCGAGGTCAACCGCCACCTCTGGCAGTTCGCGCCCACCGCGCACGCCGGCTACCTCGACCTCTGGCCGGTGCTCGCCGGCGAGGACGGCGCCCTGCTCGAGCAGTACTCGCCCGACGGCCTGCACCTCAACGAGGCCGGCTACGGCGCCTGGCGCGAGACCCTCGGCCCGGCCCTCGACTCCGTGCTGCGGATGCCCCCGCGCACCCGGCCGATCACCCTGCCGTACGACGAGTTCGCGCGGCCGAAGACGGCGTAG
- a CDS encoding ribonuclease catalytic domain-containing protein has product MTGRRLRLPRPDAELDSALAAVRTANDLPGAFPPEALAEAEQADRKADDAGRIDLTGVPFVTIDPPGSLDLDQAVHLERRSSGVVLRYAIADVPAVVRPGGALDAETRHRGQTYYLPDGRVPLHPPVLSEGTASLLPDLERRALVWTLELDDAAEPRAVRLERALVRSTARLDYAGVQRSVDAGDPHPSIALLPWFGTERQAREAERGGASLALPDEEIVAIDGGYRIERRAPLASEGWNAQVSLLTGMAAATMMLDAGVGILRTMPAADEDTVAAFRARIGALGVPWGADEPYGAYLRRLDTADPAQLAIMSAAATLFRGAGYTAFDGAAPEQPEQSALAAPYAHVTAPLRRLVDRFGLATCLAISTGAELPAWLRTALPELPALMTASDRRSGAASRAATAVVEAAILRGREGSTFEGVVVSSARTRSQVQLLDPEMTVDVPVPQTPGARVVVVLESVDVATGSAMFRPAA; this is encoded by the coding sequence GTGACCGGTCGCCGACTCCGACTCCCCCGCCCCGACGCCGAGCTCGACAGCGCGCTCGCCGCCGTCCGCACCGCGAACGACCTGCCGGGCGCCTTCCCACCCGAGGCCCTCGCCGAGGCCGAGCAGGCCGACCGCAAAGCCGACGACGCGGGCCGGATCGACCTCACGGGCGTCCCCTTCGTCACCATCGACCCGCCCGGCTCCCTCGACCTCGACCAGGCCGTGCACCTCGAGCGGCGGTCCTCCGGAGTCGTGCTCCGCTACGCCATCGCCGACGTGCCGGCCGTCGTCCGCCCCGGCGGCGCCCTCGACGCCGAGACCCGCCACCGCGGCCAGACCTACTACCTCCCCGACGGCCGCGTACCGCTGCACCCGCCCGTCCTCTCCGAGGGCACCGCCTCGCTCCTCCCCGACCTCGAGCGCCGCGCCCTGGTCTGGACCCTGGAGCTCGACGACGCCGCGGAGCCGCGCGCTGTCCGCCTCGAGCGCGCCCTCGTCCGCAGCACCGCCCGACTCGACTACGCCGGCGTCCAGCGCAGCGTCGACGCGGGCGACCCGCATCCCTCGATCGCGCTGCTCCCCTGGTTCGGCACCGAGCGCCAGGCCCGCGAGGCCGAGCGCGGCGGAGCGAGCCTCGCCCTCCCCGACGAGGAGATCGTCGCAATCGACGGCGGCTACCGGATCGAGCGCCGAGCACCCCTCGCGTCCGAGGGCTGGAACGCCCAGGTCTCGCTGCTCACCGGCATGGCGGCCGCGACGATGATGCTCGACGCGGGGGTCGGCATCCTCCGCACCATGCCCGCGGCCGACGAGGACACCGTCGCCGCCTTCCGCGCCCGCATCGGGGCCCTCGGCGTCCCCTGGGGCGCCGACGAGCCCTACGGCGCCTACCTCCGCCGCCTCGACACCGCCGACCCCGCCCAGCTCGCGATCATGTCGGCCGCGGCGACGCTCTTCCGCGGCGCCGGCTACACCGCTTTCGACGGCGCCGCCCCGGAGCAGCCCGAGCAGTCCGCTCTCGCCGCCCCGTACGCGCACGTCACGGCCCCGCTCCGCCGCCTGGTCGACCGCTTCGGCCTGGCCACCTGCCTCGCGATCTCGACCGGAGCGGAGCTCCCCGCCTGGCTCCGCACGGCCCTGCCCGAGCTGCCCGCCCTGATGACCGCGAGCGACCGCCGCTCCGGAGCCGCCTCCCGCGCCGCCACCGCCGTCGTCGAGGCCGCGATCCTCCGCGGCCGCGAGGGCTCCACCTTCGAGGGCGTCGTCGTCTCCTCCGCGAGGACCCGCTCGCAGGTCCAGCTGCTGGACCCCGAGATGACCGTCGACGTCCCGGTGCCGCAGACGCCGGGAGCCCGTGTCGTCGTCGTCCTCGAATCGGTCGACGTCGCCACGGGCTCCGCGATGTTCAGGCCTGCTGCCTAG
- a CDS encoding ketopantoate reductase family protein, translating into MRIAVLGAGAVGGTVAALLDRAGHDVEVTARGENLTAIRRQGLRLDGAWGEHTAWVRCGETLDLVPDLAVLCTKAQDAEDALRANRRTVDGTLLVVVQNGLDGLDAAARQVRDARLVGALALFAASHLEPGRVTVTAPATTTLGVPGRPADDDVRRAAAILGEAVPTATTDDFLGAQWTKLLINEVNALPAITGLSVQETIAHPGLRRLLARAMREAARTGLAAGVRFGALQGLSDARIRALAAAPLPVVELLPRRMATRMGDVPNPGSTLQSVRRGVPSEIDHLAGAVVRTAHRLGREAPVNQLLVELVHEVERSGAFLPADDVVRRASSV; encoded by the coding sequence ATGAGGATCGCCGTACTCGGAGCGGGCGCCGTCGGCGGCACCGTCGCCGCCCTCCTGGACCGCGCAGGACACGACGTCGAGGTGACCGCCCGCGGCGAGAACCTGACGGCGATCCGGCGGCAGGGCCTCCGCCTCGACGGCGCCTGGGGCGAGCACACCGCCTGGGTGCGCTGCGGCGAGACCCTCGACCTCGTCCCCGATCTCGCCGTGCTCTGCACGAAGGCGCAGGACGCCGAGGACGCGCTCCGCGCCAACCGCCGCACGGTCGACGGCACGCTCCTCGTCGTGGTGCAGAACGGGCTCGACGGCCTCGACGCCGCCGCCCGCCAGGTCCGCGACGCCCGCCTCGTCGGCGCGCTCGCCCTCTTCGCGGCCAGCCATCTCGAGCCCGGCCGCGTCACGGTGACCGCCCCGGCGACGACGACCCTCGGCGTCCCCGGACGCCCCGCCGACGACGACGTCCGCCGGGCCGCCGCGATCCTCGGCGAGGCGGTGCCCACGGCCACCACCGACGACTTCCTCGGGGCGCAGTGGACGAAGCTGCTGATCAACGAGGTCAACGCGCTGCCCGCGATCACCGGCCTCTCGGTCCAGGAGACGATCGCGCACCCGGGCCTGCGCCGGCTGCTCGCGCGGGCGATGCGGGAGGCGGCGCGGACCGGCCTGGCCGCCGGCGTCCGCTTCGGCGCGCTGCAGGGACTCTCCGACGCCCGGATCCGCGCGCTCGCCGCCGCGCCGCTGCCGGTCGTCGAGCTGCTGCCGCGGCGGATGGCGACCCGGATGGGCGACGTGCCGAACCCCGGGTCGACGCTGCAGAGCGTGCGGCGCGGAGTCCCGAGCGAGATCGACCATCTGGCCGGCGCCGTCGTCCGCACGGCGCACCGCCTCGGGCGCGAGGCGCCGGTCAACCAGCTGCTCGTCGAGCTCGTGCACGAGGTCGAGCGCTCGGGCGCGTTCCTGCCCGCGGACGACGTGGTCCGGCGGGCGTCCTCCGTCTAG
- a CDS encoding bifunctional riboflavin kinase/FAD synthetase, whose translation MRVEQRPADLTGIGPSAVTIGKFDGVHTGHRAVIDTLHARARERGLAAVVVTFDRNPLSVIAPEKCPPALVGNEQKLELLAGTGIDATLLLAFDERFRALTPEEFVQQVLVDALEARVVLVGSDFRFGAHGAGDVAMLRELGETHGFEVELIDDVRPEHGRRVSSTWIRELLAEGDVEHATWLLGHEPVVRGVVVHGAKRGRELGFPTANLSPESQGLIPADGVYAGRFVTEGRSYPAAISVGSNPTFVGVPPKQVEAYLLDETIDLYDRVVDVAFVSRIRGQVAYEGVEPLIRQMNDDVEKVRTILGAERPAD comes from the coding sequence ATGCGCGTCGAGCAGCGCCCGGCCGACCTCACCGGCATCGGCCCGTCCGCGGTCACCATCGGCAAGTTCGACGGCGTGCACACCGGCCACCGGGCCGTCATCGACACCCTGCACGCGCGGGCCCGCGAGCGCGGTCTCGCGGCGGTCGTCGTCACCTTCGACCGCAATCCGCTCAGCGTCATCGCTCCGGAGAAGTGCCCGCCGGCGCTGGTCGGCAACGAGCAGAAGCTCGAGCTGCTGGCCGGGACGGGGATCGACGCGACCCTGCTGCTGGCGTTCGACGAGCGGTTCCGCGCGCTCACCCCCGAGGAGTTCGTGCAGCAAGTGCTCGTCGACGCCCTGGAGGCGCGCGTGGTGCTGGTCGGCTCCGACTTCCGCTTCGGTGCCCACGGCGCCGGCGACGTCGCGATGCTGCGGGAGCTGGGGGAGACCCACGGCTTCGAGGTCGAGCTGATCGACGACGTGCGGCCGGAGCACGGCCGCCGGGTGTCCTCCACCTGGATCCGCGAGCTGCTCGCCGAGGGCGACGTCGAGCACGCGACCTGGCTGCTCGGCCACGAGCCGGTGGTGCGCGGGGTCGTCGTGCACGGCGCCAAGCGCGGCCGCGAACTCGGCTTCCCGACCGCGAACCTCTCGCCCGAGTCGCAGGGGCTGATCCCCGCCGACGGCGTCTACGCCGGCCGCTTCGTCACCGAGGGCCGCAGCTACCCGGCCGCGATCTCGGTGGGCAGCAACCCGACCTTCGTCGGCGTGCCGCCCAAGCAGGTCGAGGCCTACCTTCTGGACGAGACGATCGACCTCTACGACCGCGTCGTCGACGTGGCCTTCGTCTCGCGCATCCGCGGTCAGGTGGCCTACGAGGGCGTCGAGCCGCTGATCCGGCAGATGAACGACGACGTCGAGAAGGTCCGCACGATCCTCGGTGCGGAGCGACCGGCCGACTGA
- the rbfA gene encoding 30S ribosome-binding factor RbfA has protein sequence MADPARARKLAERIQVIVAKRLERGLRDPRLGFVTITDVQVTGDLQHASVFYTVYGTDEERADSALALKAATGMLRTEVGKNITARLTPSLEFILDAIPENAKHIEDLLATARNQDTQVQSLAAKADYAGDADPYVKPREDEDED, from the coding sequence ATGGCAGATCCGGCACGGGCGAGGAAGCTCGCCGAACGGATTCAGGTGATCGTCGCCAAGCGGCTCGAGCGCGGACTCCGCGACCCCCGACTCGGCTTCGTCACCATCACCGACGTGCAGGTGACCGGTGACCTGCAGCACGCCTCCGTGTTCTACACGGTCTACGGCACCGACGAGGAGCGCGCCGACTCGGCGCTCGCCCTGAAGGCGGCGACCGGCATGCTCCGCACGGAGGTCGGCAAGAACATCACGGCGCGGCTGACGCCGTCGCTCGAGTTCATCCTCGATGCGATCCCGGAGAACGCGAAGCACATCGAGGACCTCCTCGCGACGGCGCGCAACCAGGATACCCAGGTGCAGTCGCTCGCCGCGAAGGCGGACTACGCCGGCGACGCGGACCCCTATGTGAAGCCGCGCGAGGACGAGGACGAGGACTAG
- a CDS encoding A/G-specific adenine glycosylase translates to MPALSAAIVDWFRENARDLPWRREGFPAWGTLVSEFMLQQTPVVRVIPRLAEWLERWPTPADLAAVPPGEAVRAWQSLGYPRRALRLHACAVAITEQHGGVVPHDVETLLALPGIGDYTARAIAVFSFGHRHPVVDTNVRRVIARAIDGAAEPGPPRAKTDLAAMEALLPEDLADAAAFNAGAMELGAIVCTARAPRCDACPIRDACAWRAAGYPAYDGPVKARQKKYEGSDRQVRGLILAELRAAHGPVTAAEIATLWPEAEQRDRALAGLLADGLATGTPDDGYLLPHS, encoded by the coding sequence ATGCCCGCGCTGTCCGCCGCGATCGTCGACTGGTTCCGCGAGAACGCCCGCGACCTGCCCTGGCGCCGCGAGGGCTTCCCCGCCTGGGGCACCCTCGTCAGCGAGTTCATGCTCCAGCAGACGCCGGTCGTCCGGGTGATCCCGCGGCTCGCCGAGTGGCTCGAGCGCTGGCCGACCCCGGCCGATCTGGCAGCCGTTCCTCCTGGTGAGGCGGTGCGCGCCTGGCAGTCGCTCGGCTACCCGCGCCGCGCGCTGCGCCTGCACGCCTGCGCCGTCGCGATCACCGAGCAGCACGGCGGGGTCGTCCCGCACGACGTCGAGACGCTCCTCGCCCTCCCCGGCATCGGCGACTACACGGCGCGCGCGATCGCCGTCTTCTCCTTCGGCCACCGCCACCCCGTCGTCGACACCAATGTGCGGCGGGTGATCGCCCGCGCGATCGACGGCGCGGCCGAGCCCGGCCCGCCGCGCGCGAAGACCGACCTCGCCGCGATGGAGGCGCTCCTCCCCGAGGACCTCGCCGACGCCGCCGCCTTCAACGCGGGCGCGATGGAGCTCGGCGCGATCGTCTGCACTGCGCGCGCTCCCCGCTGCGACGCCTGCCCGATCCGGGACGCCTGCGCCTGGCGGGCCGCCGGCTACCCGGCCTACGACGGCCCGGTCAAGGCGCGGCAGAAGAAGTACGAGGGCTCCGACCGGCAGGTCCGCGGCCTGATCCTCGCCGAGCTGCGCGCCGCACACGGCCCGGTGACCGCGGCCGAGATCGCCACGCTCTGGCCGGAGGCCGAGCAGCGCGACCGCGCCCTCGCCGGCCTCCTCGCCGACGGCCTCGCCACGGGCACGCCGGACGACGGCTACCTCCTCCCCCACTCCTGA
- a CDS encoding metal-sensitive transcriptional regulator, translating into MIEDLKKRSLHRARILAGQMRGLEKAIENEDYCVDIVTQSLAIQKSLGSLNKLIVENHLRTHVTAMFDEGGDAREAAIAELVKIFELSNNRS; encoded by the coding sequence GTGATCGAGGATCTGAAGAAGCGCTCCCTGCACCGCGCCCGCATCCTGGCGGGCCAGATGCGCGGCCTCGAGAAGGCCATCGAGAACGAGGACTACTGCGTCGACATCGTCACGCAGTCGCTCGCCATCCAGAAGTCGCTCGGCTCGCTGAACAAGCTGATCGTCGAGAACCACCTCCGCACCCACGTCACCGCGATGTTCGACGAGGGCGGCGACGCGCGCGAGGCCGCGATCGCCGAGCTCGTGAAGATCTTCGAGCTGTCGAACAACCGCTCGTGA
- a CDS encoding SDR family oxidoreductase gives MSESSPAPSRPSDPSRPLALVTGATGYIGGRLTPRLLEAGYRVRVLVRDPRKLAEVPWAEDVEVAQGDLSDPESLAAAFESVDVLYYLVHSMGSGADHARFEQVESGAARNVAEAALAAGVDRIVYLGGLHPDVEKLSPHLRSRAEVGRILMASGVPTIALQAGVIIGSGSTSFEMVRHLTDVLPYMPAPQWVRNFIQPIAVRDVLHYLLGAAALEDATLNRTFDIGGPDVLRYGQMMNGYAVEAGLAQRPIASLPVFTPWLASQWVNLVTPIPRSLAVPIIASLQYDCVVREDDIRALIPDPEGGLTPYRRSVRLALGKMQAGEIETSWQNAEVVGAPSDPLPSDPEWAGHTVYVDLKVRRTDADPAKLWRVIEGIGGTNGWYSFPLAWAIRGWMDKLVGGVGLQRGRRDSERLHAGDALDFWRVEAIERPTLLRLRAEMKVPGGAWLEMRAEPGEDGGSVYTQRAVFFPQGLGGRLYWFAVLPFHGVIFNGMANRITATATDLADAGEERSPGGRGAQR, from the coding sequence ATGAGCGAATCCTCACCCGCCCCGTCGCGCCCCTCGGACCCGTCGCGCCCGCTGGCGCTCGTCACCGGAGCGACCGGCTACATCGGCGGCCGCCTCACCCCGCGCCTGCTCGAGGCCGGCTACCGGGTCCGCGTGCTGGTCCGCGACCCGCGGAAGCTCGCCGAGGTCCCGTGGGCCGAGGACGTCGAGGTGGCGCAGGGCGATCTCAGCGACCCGGAGTCGCTGGCGGCCGCGTTCGAGAGCGTCGACGTCCTCTACTACCTCGTGCACTCGATGGGCTCGGGCGCCGACCACGCGCGCTTCGAGCAGGTGGAGAGCGGCGCCGCCAGGAACGTCGCCGAGGCCGCGCTCGCGGCCGGTGTCGACCGGATCGTCTACCTCGGCGGCCTGCACCCGGACGTGGAGAAGCTCTCGCCGCACCTGCGCTCGCGGGCCGAGGTCGGCCGCATCCTGATGGCGTCCGGCGTGCCGACGATCGCGCTGCAGGCCGGCGTCATCATCGGCTCCGGCTCCACCTCGTTCGAGATGGTGCGCCACCTCACCGACGTGCTGCCGTACATGCCCGCGCCGCAGTGGGTCCGCAACTTCATCCAGCCGATCGCCGTCCGCGACGTGCTGCACTACCTGCTCGGCGCCGCCGCCCTCGAGGACGCGACGCTGAACCGCACCTTCGACATCGGCGGGCCGGACGTGCTCCGCTACGGCCAGATGATGAACGGCTACGCGGTCGAGGCGGGGCTCGCGCAGCGGCCGATCGCCTCGCTGCCGGTGTTCACGCCGTGGCTCGCCTCGCAGTGGGTCAACCTGGTGACGCCGATCCCGCGCTCGCTCGCGGTGCCGATCATCGCGTCGCTGCAGTACGACTGCGTGGTGCGCGAGGACGACATCCGCGCGCTGATCCCGGACCCCGAGGGCGGGCTGACGCCGTACCGCCGCTCGGTCCGGCTCGCGCTGGGCAAGATGCAGGCGGGCGAGATCGAGACCAGCTGGCAGAACGCCGAGGTCGTCGGCGCCCCCAGCGACCCGCTGCCGAGCGACCCGGAGTGGGCCGGCCACACGGTCTACGTCGACCTCAAGGTGCGCCGGACTGACGCCGACCCGGCGAAGCTCTGGCGGGTCATCGAGGGCATCGGCGGCACCAACGGCTGGTACTCCTTCCCGCTGGCCTGGGCGATCCGCGGCTGGATGGACAAGCTCGTCGGGGGAGTGGGCCTGCAGCGCGGGCGCCGCGACTCCGAGCGGCTGCACGCGGGCGACGCCCTGGACTTCTGGCGCGTCGAGGCGATCGAGCGGCCGACGCTGCTGCGCCTGCGCGCCGAGATGAAGGTGCCCGGCGGCGCCTGGCTGGAGATGCGCGCGGAGCCCGGCGAGGACGGCGGATCCGTGTACACCCAGCGCGCCGTCTTCTTCCCGCAGGGGCTCGGCGGCCGGCTCTACTGGTTCGCCGTGCTGCCGTTCCACGGCGTGATCTTCAACGGGATGGCCAACCGCATCACGGCCACCGCGACCGACCTCGCCGACGCCGGCGAGGAGCGCTCCCCTGGTGGGCGCGGGGCGCAGCGGTGA
- a CDS encoding O-acetyl-ADP-ribose deacetylase encodes MTALTAVRGDITREQVDVIVNAANSSLLGGGGVDGAIHRAGGPEILEECRRLRAGELRDGLPAGSAVATTAGRLAARWVVHTVGPVYSRSDDRSAVLASAYTESIRVARSLGARTVAFPAVSAGVYGWPMAGAARIAVDSVRLAAAEDGPGTLDEVRFVLFSDDALAAFREALG; translated from the coding sequence GTGACCGCGCTCACCGCCGTCCGAGGCGACATCACCCGCGAGCAGGTCGACGTGATCGTCAACGCCGCCAACTCGTCGCTGCTCGGCGGCGGCGGGGTCGACGGGGCGATCCACCGCGCGGGCGGCCCCGAGATCCTCGAGGAGTGCCGGCGCCTCCGGGCCGGCGAGCTGCGCGACGGACTCCCCGCCGGCTCCGCGGTAGCGACCACCGCCGGCCGCCTCGCTGCCCGCTGGGTCGTGCACACCGTCGGCCCCGTCTACTCGCGGAGCGACGACCGCTCCGCCGTCCTCGCCTCCGCCTACACCGAGTCGATCCGCGTCGCCCGCTCCCTCGGCGCGCGGACCGTCGCCTTCCCGGCCGTCTCCGCCGGCGTCTACGGCTGGCCGATGGCCGGCGCGGCCCGCATCGCCGTCGACTCCGTCCGGCTCGCCGCCGCCGAGGACGGCCCGGGCACCCTCGACGAGGTCCGCTTCGTGCTCTTCTCGGACGACGCCCTCGCCGCCTTCCGCGAGGCGCTCGGCTAG
- a CDS encoding DUF6804 family protein: MNAEKSGPPRGGTTARYPSRSSARMALAPGILEAIILLAGLALVGGDAYDFVRYPVAILAAVIGWFAIQAKAYYWLIGLAPIVVLWNPVFPFSFPDAVWSSLHLAAVGVVVAAGLIIRVRVAE, encoded by the coding sequence GTGAACGCTGAGAAGTCCGGCCCCCCGCGCGGTGGCACGACCGCCCGCTACCCGTCCCGCTCGAGCGCGCGGATGGCGCTGGCGCCGGGGATCCTCGAGGCGATCATCCTGCTCGCGGGGCTCGCGCTGGTCGGCGGCGACGCCTACGACTTCGTCCGGTACCCGGTGGCGATCCTCGCGGCCGTCATCGGCTGGTTCGCGATCCAGGCGAAGGCCTACTACTGGCTGATCGGGCTCGCACCGATCGTCGTGCTCTGGAACCCGGTCTTCCCGTTCTCGTTCCCGGACGCCGTCTGGTCCTCGCTCCACCTCGCCGCGGTCGGCGTCGTGGTCGCCGCGGGCCTGATCATCCGGGTGCGCGTCGCCGAGTGA